From Rubrivirga sp. SAORIC476, a single genomic window includes:
- a CDS encoding Rieske (2Fe-2S) protein — protein MQVDAPAVARGRAFAQPGVATSAWLPVARSRAIRSGRVLGVDAPGGPVALWRDARGTLHAVDARCPHLGADLGQGSVEADALVCPFHGWAFGGDGTCLGAPGWNEAPTRRTRSVPVQERWGLVWIATGPDPVDLPDPSPGDWRIVRPPSQTIAAHPHLVIGNGLDAAHFDTLHGLEPTAEPVLSVDPPRVTLEMRGRAKSRALRRLLGGDVWLRFTTHGGHIATADVEAPVRFRALFTATPVPEGSRTQVVLFLPRGPVRTLRAAVGLYALLHDDARILERVRFRRAFTPADGPLQAFAEVVDGLPRGRS, from the coding sequence ATGCAGGTCGACGCCCCCGCCGTCGCCCGAGGCCGTGCCTTCGCTCAACCAGGCGTGGCGACGAGCGCCTGGCTGCCGGTCGCCCGGAGCCGCGCGATCCGCTCGGGCCGCGTGCTCGGGGTCGACGCGCCCGGCGGGCCGGTCGCGCTGTGGCGGGACGCGCGCGGCACGCTCCACGCCGTCGACGCCCGGTGCCCCCACCTCGGCGCCGACCTGGGCCAGGGCAGCGTCGAAGCGGACGCGCTCGTGTGCCCGTTCCACGGCTGGGCCTTCGGCGGCGACGGGACCTGCCTCGGGGCGCCGGGCTGGAACGAGGCACCGACGCGACGCACCCGCTCGGTCCCGGTGCAGGAACGCTGGGGGCTGGTGTGGATCGCGACCGGGCCCGACCCGGTCGACCTCCCCGACCCGTCGCCGGGCGACTGGCGGATCGTCCGCCCGCCGTCGCAGACGATCGCCGCTCACCCGCACCTCGTCATCGGCAACGGACTCGACGCGGCGCACTTCGACACGCTGCACGGCCTGGAGCCGACGGCCGAGCCGGTCCTGAGCGTCGACCCGCCGCGCGTGACGCTGGAGATGCGGGGCAGAGCGAAGAGCCGGGCGCTGCGTCGGCTGCTGGGCGGCGACGTCTGGCTCCGGTTCACGACGCACGGCGGCCACATCGCCACGGCGGACGTCGAGGCGCCGGTCCGCTTCCGAGCGCTGTTTACGGCGACGCCCGTGCCCGAGGGCAGCCGGACCCAGGTGGTCCTCTTCCTCCCGCGCGGGCCTGTCCGGACGCTCCGCGCCGCCGTCGGCCTCTACGCGCTCTTGCACGACGACGCCCGCATCCTGGAACGCGTGCGCTTCCGGCGCGCCTTCACCCCCGCCGACGGGCCGCTCCAGGCCTTCGCCGAGGTGGTGGACGGCTTGCCCAGAGGTCGGTCATGA
- a CDS encoding radical SAM protein — MRVAFLRPSLDGGRAHDAMEPLAFAALAAVSPEGTTHTLHDERLAPIPTRLNTDLAAITVETYTARRAYQIADSLRAQGVPVVMGGYHPTFLPDEAAQHADAVVLGDGEPVWPQVVADAAAGRLRPRYEADGFPDLATLRFDRSLFHGMDYQKVMPVQVGRGCRFACDFCSIHAFYGRSLRQRPPQAVADEIRRSGARHVLLVDDNLLVDREQAAALFEALIPIGITWGCQVTLDVTHDLELLDLMARSGCIAALVGFESLDDGNLGQMRKRFNTVGGPYAEAIGRFHDRGIMVYGSFVFGYDHDGPDCFERTVQFALDHRLFLVNFSALQPTPATRLYARLESEGRLLHDAWWTDPTYRYGDAAFQPARLSPDELTEGCRRARQQFFRPRSIWRRTWTRPHARSPRRLAIYLGANVMARRALKAKLGKPLGKREMGNGNGEMADSRLITVPA, encoded by the coding sequence ATGAGGGTCGCCTTCCTCCGTCCCAGCCTCGACGGCGGCCGCGCGCACGACGCGATGGAGCCGCTGGCCTTCGCCGCGCTCGCCGCGGTGTCGCCCGAGGGGACCACGCACACGCTCCACGACGAGCGGCTGGCGCCGATTCCTACCCGCCTGAACACGGACCTCGCCGCGATTACGGTCGAGACCTACACCGCCCGCCGCGCCTACCAGATCGCCGACAGCCTCCGCGCACAGGGCGTGCCCGTCGTGATGGGCGGCTACCACCCGACGTTCCTGCCCGACGAGGCGGCGCAGCACGCCGACGCGGTCGTTCTGGGCGATGGCGAGCCCGTCTGGCCCCAGGTCGTGGCCGATGCCGCCGCCGGTCGCCTCCGACCCCGCTACGAAGCGGACGGCTTCCCCGACCTCGCGACGCTCCGGTTCGACCGGTCGCTCTTCCACGGGATGGACTACCAGAAGGTGATGCCGGTGCAGGTCGGGCGCGGCTGCCGGTTCGCGTGCGACTTCTGCTCGATCCACGCCTTCTACGGCCGGTCCCTGCGCCAGCGTCCGCCCCAGGCCGTCGCCGACGAGATCCGCCGGTCCGGCGCGCGCCACGTGCTGCTGGTGGACGACAACCTGCTGGTCGACCGCGAGCAGGCCGCCGCGCTGTTCGAGGCGCTGATCCCGATCGGCATCACGTGGGGCTGTCAGGTGACGCTCGACGTGACGCACGACCTGGAACTCCTCGACCTGATGGCGCGGAGCGGCTGCATCGCCGCGCTCGTCGGCTTCGAGTCGCTGGACGACGGCAACCTGGGCCAGATGCGCAAGCGGTTCAACACGGTCGGCGGGCCCTATGCCGAGGCCATCGGCCGCTTCCACGACCGCGGCATCATGGTCTACGGCTCGTTCGTGTTCGGCTACGACCACGATGGCCCCGACTGCTTCGAGCGAACGGTCCAGTTCGCGCTCGACCATCGCCTCTTCCTCGTCAACTTCAGCGCCCTCCAGCCGACGCCCGCGACGCGCCTCTACGCCCGCCTGGAGAGCGAGGGCCGTCTCCTCCACGACGCGTGGTGGACCGACCCGACGTACCGCTACGGCGACGCCGCCTTCCAGCCCGCCCGCCTCAGCCCAGACGAGCTCACCGAGGGCTGCCGCCGCGCCCGCCAGCAGTTCTTTCGGCCTCGGTCGATCTGGCGACGCACCTGGACCCGCCCGCACGCCCGCTCACCGCGACGCCTGGCCATCTACCTCGGCGCCAACGTCATGGCGAGGCGGGCGCTGAAAGCCAAGCTGGGCAAGCCCCTCGGGAAGAGGGAAATGGGAAATGGGAACGGGGAAATGGCAGACTCCCGACTCATCACCGTGCCGGCCTGA
- a CDS encoding response regulator: MASDLPIRPLCILLVEDDDDHAELTAVALESHDPRHQTIRARDGAEALDILYRRESHGEAPRPDLILLDLNLPRVGGLDVLAEVKGDEGLREIPVVVLTTSDAESDRARAYRTHANSYLVKPVDFAKFEAMIHELGDYWARWNRLP; encoded by the coding sequence ATGGCTTCCGATCTTCCTATTCGACCCCTCTGCATCCTCCTGGTTGAGGACGACGACGACCATGCTGAACTCACGGCGGTCGCGCTCGAGAGCCATGATCCCCGCCACCAGACGATCCGGGCTCGGGACGGCGCCGAGGCGCTGGACATCCTGTACCGACGCGAGAGCCACGGCGAGGCGCCTCGCCCCGATCTCATCCTGCTCGACCTCAACCTGCCCCGCGTGGGCGGCCTCGACGTGCTCGCGGAGGTCAAGGGCGACGAGGGGTTGCGCGAGATCCCGGTCGTGGTGCTCACCACGAGCGACGCCGAGTCCGACCGAGCCCGCGCCTACCGGACGCACGCCAACAGCTACCTCGTCAAACCCGTCGACTTCGCCAAGTTCGAGGCCATGATCCACGAGCTCGGCGACTACTGGGCCCGCTGGAATCGACTCCCCTAA
- a CDS encoding PAS domain-containing sensor histidine kinase: MPPVPPPSAEDAPVSDAGPEIDAADVLASISDAFFALDVEWRFTYVNDQAVSLLDRARADLLGKVVWHEFPEAVGSPFWDAYHRAVETREAVQFDAPYDPLGRYFSVRAFPFDGGLTVYFTDVSEARQTEAALRESERQLRQLTESLPQLVWTTTPEGYHDYFNERWYAYTGMPRPDEPGGENRGGSQGFRWADYIHPDDLDAAAARWAHSLATGEPYEVEYRIRRKTDGAHRWFIGRADPLRAPDGQLLRWFGTCTDIDDQKRAELALRQSEVRLQLALEGGGIGSWEWDVGSDMLVHDDLAAHLWGVGAEGMPSAEAFFEIVHPDDLPGLKESIVEAIEGGDRYDAEFRIFLPGGRVRWLAARGRVIADGRGGGRLYGFNFDVTERRQQEEVLRQKNAEMERFAYTVSHDLKSPLVTITGFLGLLKGYIAAGRTEKADQALDRVLNAADRMGRLIEDLLVLSRSGRTSGDPRPVDLDAIANRLVNELAVRARAVGGTLEVRDALGALLADPQRIEEALENLLANAVHYGLGGGGSRVVVRSEPAPSGGLRVIVEDDGPGVPEAYRDRVFDLFQRLDTGGDGTGVGLAVVSRVMEVLGGEARVEGADGPPGQEGARFVLEVPPHAVLSAPPRHNGASGT, encoded by the coding sequence GTGCCTCCCGTCCCCCCGCCGTCCGCCGAGGACGCCCCCGTGTCGGACGCCGGCCCCGAGATCGACGCGGCCGACGTGCTGGCGTCGATCTCGGACGCCTTCTTCGCGCTCGACGTCGAGTGGCGGTTCACCTACGTCAACGACCAGGCGGTGTCCCTGCTGGATCGTGCGCGGGCCGACCTGCTGGGCAAGGTCGTATGGCACGAGTTCCCCGAGGCCGTCGGGAGCCCTTTCTGGGACGCCTACCACCGAGCCGTCGAGACCCGGGAGGCCGTCCAGTTCGACGCGCCCTACGACCCGCTCGGCCGGTACTTCTCCGTCCGCGCGTTCCCGTTCGACGGTGGCCTCACGGTCTACTTCACCGACGTCAGTGAGGCTCGCCAGACCGAGGCCGCGCTCCGTGAGAGTGAGCGCCAGCTCCGTCAGCTCACCGAGTCGCTCCCTCAACTCGTCTGGACGACGACGCCCGAGGGGTACCACGATTACTTCAACGAGCGATGGTACGCCTACACCGGGATGCCCCGACCCGATGAACCCGGCGGCGAGAACCGGGGCGGCAGTCAGGGCTTCCGCTGGGCCGACTACATCCACCCCGACGACCTCGACGCGGCGGCGGCGCGGTGGGCCCACTCGCTGGCGACCGGCGAGCCGTACGAGGTCGAGTATCGGATCCGTCGGAAGACCGACGGCGCCCATCGCTGGTTCATCGGCCGGGCCGACCCGCTCCGCGCGCCTGACGGCCAACTCCTGCGCTGGTTCGGGACGTGCACGGACATCGACGACCAGAAGCGCGCCGAGCTCGCGCTGCGCCAGAGCGAGGTCCGGCTTCAACTCGCGCTCGAAGGGGGCGGCATCGGGTCGTGGGAGTGGGACGTGGGCTCTGACATGCTCGTCCACGATGACCTGGCGGCTCACCTCTGGGGCGTGGGAGCCGAGGGAATGCCCTCCGCCGAGGCGTTCTTCGAAATCGTCCACCCGGACGACCTCCCGGGACTCAAGGAATCGATCGTAGAGGCGATCGAAGGAGGGGACCGGTACGACGCCGAGTTCCGGATCTTCCTCCCAGGCGGCCGGGTCCGCTGGCTCGCTGCCCGTGGGCGAGTGATCGCCGACGGCCGGGGCGGCGGGCGCCTCTACGGGTTCAACTTCGACGTCACCGAGCGGCGGCAGCAGGAGGAGGTGCTCCGGCAGAAAAACGCCGAGATGGAGCGGTTCGCCTACACCGTCTCGCACGACCTCAAGTCGCCGCTCGTCACCATCACCGGGTTCCTGGGCCTCCTCAAGGGGTACATCGCCGCCGGGCGGACCGAGAAGGCCGACCAGGCCCTCGACCGGGTCCTGAACGCAGCCGACCGGATGGGACGGCTCATCGAGGACCTGCTGGTCCTGAGCCGGTCGGGACGGACATCCGGGGACCCCCGGCCGGTCGACCTCGACGCGATTGCCAACCGTCTGGTAAACGAGCTCGCGGTCCGCGCGCGGGCGGTGGGCGGGACCCTTGAGGTGCGCGACGCGCTGGGCGCCCTCCTGGCCGACCCCCAGCGCATCGAGGAGGCGCTCGAGAACCTGCTCGCGAATGCGGTCCACTACGGGCTGGGGGGCGGGGGCTCACGCGTCGTCGTGCGGTCCGAGCCGGCTCCCAGTGGCGGCCTCCGCGTGATCGTGGAGGACGACGGGCCCGGCGTGCCCGAGGCGTACCGCGACCGCGTCTTCGACCTCTTCCAGCGGCTCGACACCGGGGGCGACGGGACCGGCGTCGGGCTCGCGGTCGTCTCCCGGGTGATGGAGGTGCTGGGAGGTGAGGCGCGGGTCGAGGGGGCCGACGGGCCGCCGGGCCAGGAGGGCGCCCGGTTCGTTTTGGAAGTTCCGCCCCACGCCGTTCTCTCCGCCCCGCCTCGGCACAATGGGGCCTCTGGTACATAG
- the ileS gene encoding isoleucine--tRNA ligase, which produces MSYPEVDRFDPVAVEEAVLARWEAEDTFQQSLDIREGAPHFVFYEGPPTANGKPGIHHVMARTIKDLFCRYKTMRGFRVDRKAGWDTHGLPVEIEVEKELGLEGRHQVEAYGIAKYNAACRASVLKYKDLWDDLTVRMGYWVDLGEPYITFETNYIESVWNLLQRIWEKGLLSKGHKIQWYSPANGTVLSSHEVSLGYKEVQDVSVVVRARLVQEPRTSLLAWTTTPWTVPSNVAMVVGSKIHYVKARQEVDGEEEFLIVAKSQAGAILKGDYEVVQEMTGADLVGLRYEPMWPDAVDHADGADAWRVVSADYVTTEDGTGIVHTAPAFGMDDFATGQKYDLPVLNPVTAEGRFIDDFGDLSGLWFKDADRPIIRDLTARGLLYREDSYVHNYPHDWRKGTPLMQYPVESWFIRTTEVKDRMVDLNRTINWQPEGIGTGRFGQWLENNVDWALSRSRFWGTPLPIWVETFDDGREVEEPHRECIGSIAELEAKVGGVFPEAAINPDLGTVDLHRPYVDALTWPGPNGGTMRRVEDLIDVWFDSGAMPFAQWHYPFENVERFQANAPADFIAEGVDQTRGWFYTLHAIAALVDDRVAYKNVVVNGLVLDAEGNKMSKSKGNAVEPFAAIARHGADPIRWSMMAASPPWEDLRYSDAAVEETTRKFFGTLVNTYRFFATYAALDGYVRTDAEAVPLGGRTELDRWILSRLQSTIAEATDALDGYHPTRAARAVEAFTDDLSNWWLRRSRRRFWKGADDTDKRAAYDTLWESLEAISRLMAPIAPFVGEWLYGLLGHTASVHLQSYPEADPLRLDVDLEGRMALARAVTTATLALRNEASINVRQPLGSLLVVTGVGGVDEAVLRSVEDVILDEVNVKALETASGDSGAVVKSAKPNFKALGRKLGKQMKEANAAIRLLDSASVARYEAEGTLELLMPSGSVVLEAGDLDVVSEGVAGRVVRQESLVAADGSTQTVTVALDTTLDEALRAEGFVREFVNRVQALRKEAGFEVSDRIAVEFAGSPALLARLLDGAVLTPAFATPVRTETLADTLVVAEAPTGDFTRDDIVIGDETLIIGVRRL; this is translated from the coding sequence ATGTCGTATCCCGAGGTCGATCGCTTCGACCCTGTCGCCGTCGAAGAGGCCGTGCTCGCCCGCTGGGAGGCCGAGGACACGTTCCAGCAGTCGCTCGACATTCGCGAGGGCGCGCCGCACTTCGTGTTCTACGAGGGCCCACCGACGGCCAACGGCAAGCCGGGCATCCACCACGTGATGGCGCGGACCATCAAGGACCTCTTCTGCCGCTACAAGACGATGCGGGGCTTCCGCGTCGACCGCAAGGCGGGCTGGGACACGCACGGGCTGCCGGTCGAGATCGAGGTCGAGAAGGAGCTCGGGCTGGAGGGCCGCCACCAGGTCGAGGCGTACGGCATCGCGAAGTACAACGCCGCCTGCCGCGCGTCCGTCCTCAAGTACAAGGACCTCTGGGACGACCTGACGGTCCGCATGGGCTACTGGGTGGACCTCGGCGAGCCCTACATCACGTTCGAGACGAACTACATCGAGTCGGTCTGGAACCTGCTCCAGCGAATCTGGGAGAAGGGGTTGCTCTCGAAGGGCCACAAGATCCAGTGGTACAGCCCGGCCAACGGGACGGTGCTCTCGTCGCACGAGGTCTCGCTGGGCTACAAAGAGGTTCAGGACGTGTCGGTCGTCGTCCGCGCCCGGCTGGTGCAGGAGCCGCGCACGTCGCTGCTCGCCTGGACGACGACGCCGTGGACCGTCCCGTCCAACGTGGCGATGGTCGTCGGGTCGAAGATCCACTACGTCAAGGCCCGCCAGGAGGTGGACGGCGAGGAGGAGTTCCTGATCGTCGCCAAGAGCCAGGCCGGGGCCATCCTCAAGGGTGACTACGAGGTGGTGCAGGAGATGACCGGCGCCGACCTCGTCGGCCTCCGCTACGAGCCGATGTGGCCCGACGCCGTCGATCACGCCGACGGGGCCGACGCGTGGCGCGTCGTCTCGGCCGACTACGTGACGACGGAGGACGGCACGGGCATCGTACACACGGCGCCCGCCTTCGGCATGGACGACTTCGCGACGGGCCAGAAGTACGACCTGCCCGTGCTCAACCCGGTCACCGCTGAGGGACGCTTTATCGACGACTTCGGCGACCTGAGCGGCCTCTGGTTCAAGGATGCCGACCGGCCGATCATCCGCGACCTGACCGCGCGCGGGCTGCTGTACCGCGAGGACAGCTACGTCCACAACTACCCGCACGACTGGCGCAAGGGCACGCCGCTGATGCAGTACCCGGTCGAGAGCTGGTTCATCCGGACGACCGAGGTCAAGGACCGGATGGTCGACCTGAACCGCACCATCAACTGGCAGCCCGAGGGCATCGGGACGGGCCGGTTCGGGCAGTGGCTGGAGAACAACGTCGACTGGGCGCTGTCGCGCTCCCGCTTCTGGGGCACGCCGCTGCCCATCTGGGTCGAGACGTTCGACGACGGCCGCGAGGTGGAGGAGCCGCACCGCGAGTGCATTGGCTCGATCGCCGAGCTGGAGGCGAAGGTCGGCGGGGTCTTCCCGGAGGCCGCCATCAACCCGGACCTGGGGACGGTGGACCTCCACCGCCCCTACGTGGACGCGCTGACGTGGCCCGGCCCCAACGGCGGCACCATGCGCCGCGTGGAGGACCTGATCGACGTGTGGTTCGACTCGGGCGCCATGCCGTTCGCGCAGTGGCACTACCCGTTCGAGAACGTCGAGCGCTTCCAGGCCAACGCCCCGGCCGACTTCATCGCGGAGGGCGTCGACCAGACGCGCGGGTGGTTCTACACGCTCCACGCCATCGCGGCGCTCGTCGACGACCGGGTGGCGTACAAGAACGTGGTCGTGAACGGCCTCGTGCTGGACGCCGAGGGCAACAAGATGTCCAAGTCGAAGGGCAACGCGGTCGAGCCGTTCGCGGCCATCGCGCGCCACGGGGCCGACCCGATCCGCTGGTCGATGATGGCGGCCAGCCCGCCCTGGGAGGACCTCCGCTACTCGGACGCGGCGGTCGAGGAGACGACGCGCAAGTTCTTCGGCACGCTTGTCAACACGTACCGCTTCTTCGCGACCTACGCGGCGCTCGACGGGTACGTCCGCACCGACGCTGAGGCGGTGCCGCTGGGCGGGCGGACCGAGCTGGACCGCTGGATCCTGTCGCGCCTCCAGTCGACCATCGCCGAGGCGACCGACGCGCTCGACGGCTACCACCCGACGCGTGCCGCCCGCGCCGTCGAGGCGTTCACGGACGACCTCTCGAACTGGTGGCTCCGCCGGTCCCGCCGCCGCTTCTGGAAGGGCGCCGACGACACCGACAAGCGCGCGGCCTACGACACGCTGTGGGAGAGCCTGGAGGCGATCTCGCGGCTGATGGCGCCCATCGCGCCGTTCGTCGGCGAGTGGCTGTACGGGCTGCTCGGCCACACCGCCTCGGTACACCTCCAGAGCTACCCCGAGGCCGACCCGCTCCGCCTCGACGTGGACCTGGAGGGCCGCATGGCGCTCGCCCGCGCCGTCACCACGGCCACGCTCGCGCTCCGCAACGAGGCGTCCATCAACGTCCGCCAGCCGCTCGGGTCGCTCCTCGTGGTGACGGGCGTCGGCGGCGTCGACGAGGCCGTGCTGCGGTCGGTCGAGGACGTGATCCTGGACGAGGTCAACGTCAAGGCGCTGGAGACGGCGTCGGGCGACTCGGGCGCGGTCGTGAAGTCCGCCAAGCCCAACTTCAAGGCGCTCGGTCGCAAGCTGGGCAAGCAGATGAAGGAGGCCAACGCGGCCATCCGGCTGCTCGACTCGGCGTCGGTGGCGCGCTACGAGGCCGAGGGCACGCTCGAACTGCTCATGCCGAGCGGCTCGGTCGTCCTCGAAGCCGGCGACCTGGACGTGGTCTCCGAAGGTGTCGCAGGCCGCGTCGTCCGCCAGGAGTCGCTCGTCGCCGCCGACGGGTCGACGCAGACGGTCACGGTGGCGCTCGACACTACACTCGACGAGGCCCTCCGCGCGGAGGGCTTCGTGCGCGAGTTCGTCAACCGGGTCCAGGCGCTCCGCAAGGAGGCGGGCTTCGAGGTCTCCGACCGGATCGCGGTCGAGTTCGCCGGGTCCCCGGCGTTGCTCGCGCGTCTCCTCGACGGCGCCGTCCTCACGCCCGCCTTCGCGACGCCCGTTCGGACGGAGACGCTGGCCGACACGTTGGTCGTGGCGGAGGCACCCACGGGCGACTTCACCCGGGACGACATCGTGATCGGCGACGAAACCCTGATCATCGGCGTCCGTCGCCTGTAG
- a CDS encoding ATP-binding protein, producing the protein MSLPPSPGSLPTPTTQDGLTDPEGADGVVVEVVEQTPDPLRVLLIEDNPDHAALVEAYLADVHDPVIRLDHVTTVEAGTAALDAAGADADPFHVVLADQQLPDSQYWETVARVVAVADAVPVVALTSLGDLEVALDAVRSGASDYLVKAELTPEVLRRTLRYAVERARRDRALRDSNEALRQTLRHVRQMQAQIVEQEKLAGLGRLLAGVAHELRNPLGLAVGFAEAAVVEAAALAETAELTGEAAAHLRALSEAADGAARQGRRADEVVRSMYEHARGVDGVLRPVALAEVVRSAVAQASAGDVEVSVDVVPGVEVVGVGSALARMLSNLIGNAVLAARSGGGHVAVTAEAGGGDVVLTVADDGPGIDPATLATAFEPFTSGWASGRRVGLGLSLARAIAVSHGGRIELGPGSLGGAAVRVTLPGDVAAKPAG; encoded by the coding sequence ATGTCCCTGCCCCCCTCGCCCGGTTCCCTGCCGACGCCCACGACCCAGGACGGCCTGACCGATCCTGAGGGCGCCGACGGCGTCGTCGTGGAGGTCGTCGAGCAGACGCCGGACCCGCTTCGGGTGCTCTTGATTGAGGACAACCCGGACCACGCGGCCCTCGTCGAGGCCTACCTCGCCGATGTCCACGACCCGGTGATTCGGCTCGACCATGTCACGACGGTCGAGGCGGGGACAGCCGCACTGGACGCCGCCGGCGCGGACGCTGACCCCTTCCACGTCGTCCTGGCCGACCAGCAACTCCCGGACTCTCAGTACTGGGAGACCGTGGCACGCGTCGTGGCCGTCGCCGACGCCGTGCCCGTCGTCGCGCTGACGTCGCTGGGCGACCTCGAGGTGGCGCTCGACGCAGTCCGCTCCGGGGCGTCGGACTATCTCGTCAAGGCCGAGCTAACGCCCGAGGTGCTTCGCCGGACGCTGCGCTACGCTGTCGAGCGCGCACGGCGGGACCGCGCGCTCCGTGACTCGAACGAGGCGCTCCGCCAGACCCTCCGGCACGTCCGCCAGATGCAGGCCCAGATCGTCGAGCAGGAGAAGCTGGCCGGGCTCGGGCGACTGCTGGCAGGCGTGGCCCACGAACTCCGCAACCCGCTCGGGCTCGCGGTCGGGTTCGCCGAGGCCGCCGTGGTCGAAGCCGCCGCGCTTGCCGAAACGGCTGAACTGACGGGCGAGGCGGCAGCCCACCTCCGCGCCCTCTCGGAGGCTGCCGACGGGGCGGCCCGCCAGGGCCGACGCGCCGACGAGGTCGTGCGCTCGATGTACGAGCACGCCCGCGGCGTCGATGGCGTGCTCCGGCCGGTCGCCCTGGCCGAGGTCGTCCGCTCGGCGGTCGCGCAGGCGTCGGCCGGCGACGTCGAGGTGTCGGTCGATGTCGTCCCGGGCGTCGAGGTCGTGGGCGTCGGCTCGGCGCTGGCCCGGATGCTGAGCAACCTCATCGGCAACGCCGTGCTCGCGGCGCGGTCGGGGGGCGGGCACGTGGCCGTGACCGCCGAAGCGGGCGGCGGCGACGTCGTGTTGACGGTCGCCGACGACGGTCCGGGAATCGACCCGGCGACGCTGGCGACGGCGTTCGAGCCGTTTACTTCCGGGTGGGCCTCCGGCCGGCGCGTCGGGCTTGGGCTGTCGCTGGCCAGGGCGATCGCCGTCAGCCACGGCGGGCGGATCGAACTCGGCCCTGGCTCGCTCGGCGGCGCCGCGGTCCGGGTGACGCTGCCGGGCGACGTCGCGGCGAAGCCGGCCGGATAG
- a CDS encoding radical SAM protein yields the protein MAAPLRIALVSPRGPLYRHRGGAWRRQMRYAPLTLTTLAALVPDDVPAEVALYDEGLGDVPDDLDADLVGISAITGTAPRSYEIADALRARGVPVVLGGVHPTLVPDEAQRHADAVVTGYAEDAWPELLRDVRAGRMRERYAQAPGLSLAGRPHPRRDLLPTGRVAQSFTLEATRGCQHRCDFCVVPTAWGGPMQRPVGEVVDDIVRGGAKRLLFLDLNLIGDVGYAKALFEALVPLGVTWGGLATTRIADDPELLALAARSGCRALLIGFESLSDDTLAESHKRFNAVRETPEASYRHVLGALHDHGIAVMGCFVFGFDTDAPDVFDRTAAFVHDANVDLPRYAVLTPFPGTPLYRKLSAEGRILTDDWGLYDGQHVVFEPAQMSADQLLRGTERAWLRTYRWTSIVKRLASSRTQTALALATNVGYRYYAHRLNEYYTCDWQLGLTPERRAA from the coding sequence ATGGCCGCCCCGCTCCGCATCGCGCTCGTCTCGCCGCGAGGCCCCCTGTACCGCCACCGAGGCGGGGCGTGGCGGCGGCAGATGCGCTACGCGCCCCTCACGCTGACGACCCTCGCGGCGCTCGTCCCGGACGACGTGCCCGCCGAGGTCGCGCTCTACGACGAGGGCCTGGGCGACGTGCCGGACGACCTCGACGCCGACCTGGTCGGCATCAGCGCGATCACGGGGACCGCGCCGCGCTCGTACGAGATCGCCGACGCGCTCCGGGCGCGCGGCGTGCCGGTCGTGCTCGGCGGCGTCCACCCGACGCTGGTGCCCGACGAGGCCCAGCGGCACGCGGACGCCGTCGTGACGGGCTACGCCGAGGACGCGTGGCCGGAGTTGCTGCGCGACGTCCGCGCCGGCCGGATGCGCGAGCGCTACGCCCAGGCGCCGGGCCTGAGTCTGGCCGGGCGTCCGCACCCGCGCCGCGACCTCTTGCCGACCGGGCGCGTGGCGCAGTCGTTCACCCTAGAGGCCACGCGCGGCTGCCAGCACCGCTGCGACTTCTGCGTCGTCCCGACGGCCTGGGGCGGGCCGATGCAGCGGCCCGTCGGCGAGGTGGTGGACGACATCGTGCGAGGCGGGGCGAAGCGGCTCCTGTTCCTCGACCTCAACCTGATCGGCGACGTGGGGTACGCGAAGGCGTTGTTCGAGGCGCTCGTCCCGCTCGGCGTCACCTGGGGGGGGCTGGCGACGACCCGCATCGCCGACGACCCGGAGTTGCTGGCGCTCGCCGCGCGGAGCGGCTGCCGGGCGCTACTCATCGGCTTCGAGTCGCTGTCGGACGACACCCTGGCCGAGAGCCACAAGCGGTTCAACGCCGTCCGCGAGACGCCCGAGGCGAGCTACCGGCACGTGCTCGGGGCCCTCCACGACCACGGCATCGCGGTGATGGGCTGCTTCGTGTTCGGCTTCGACACCGACGCGCCCGACGTGTTCGACCGCACCGCCGCCTTCGTCCACGACGCGAACGTCGACCTCCCCCGCTATGCGGTCCTGACGCCGTTCCCCGGCACGCCGCTCTACCGCAAGCTGTCCGCCGAGGGCCGCATCCTCACCGACGACTGGGGCCTCTACGACGGCCAGCACGTCGTCTTCGAGCCCGCCCAGATGTCGGCCGACCAGCTGTTGCGCGGGACCGAGCGCGCGTGGCTCCGGACCTACCGCTGGACTTCCATCGTGAAGCGGCTGGCGAGTTCGCGGACGCAGACGGCGCTCGCGCTGGCGACGAACGTCGGCTACCGCTACTACGCGCACCGGCTGAACGAGTACTATACCTGCGACTGGCAGCTCGGGCTGACGCCGGAGCGGAGGGCGGCCTGA